CACCTATACATTGATATCTTGCAACAATTATTATAGTGTCACCTGGTAATGTAAATAAGTTGTGAGGTGGTGTAGTCTTGGTGCACGAGTGGGCTTTAGCAGAGTCAATAGTATACTATATTCTCGACCAAGGCTTTAAGACTGTTAGAAGGCTGAGGCTCAAGCTTGGAGTACTCCAGAGTATTGATAGAGAGGTTTTGACATTTAGCTTAAAGGAGATAGCTTCAATGAGTAATCTGGAGCTCGGCGAGCTTGTTATAGAGGAGGAGGAACCTGAGTTAAAGTGTAATACATGCGGGTATACTTGGAGAATTGAGTTAAACCAGTTGAGTGATGCTGAGCGGGAGGCAGTACACTTCATCCCTGAGTCCATCCATGCATTTACGAGGTGCCCTAAATGCGGGAGCAGAGACTTCACGATAATCAAGGGTAGAGGAGTCTCTATAGCTGAGGTGGTACCGGGTTGAGCGTGGATCCACGGCTTCACAGTATATCAAGGAATATATCGCGGGTTAGAAGAGCCTACGCTGTTCTAAGCATCAAGGGTGGTGTCGGTAAGACGACAGTTTCAACTCTCCTAGCACTCTACGCTTCAAGAAAGCTTAGCGTGGGCCTCCTTGACGCAGATATAGTGAATCCATCAACCCATGTACTCC
The nucleotide sequence above comes from Desulfurococcus sp.. Encoded proteins:
- the hypA gene encoding hydrogenase nickel incorporation protein HypA: MHEWALAESIVYYILDQGFKTVRRLRLKLGVLQSIDREVLTFSLKEIASMSNLELGELVIEEEEPELKCNTCGYTWRIELNQLSDAEREAVHFIPESIHAFTRCPKCGSRDFTIIKGRGVSIAEVVPG